The proteins below are encoded in one region of Streptomyces ficellus:
- a CDS encoding aldo/keto reductase, whose translation MEQRHLGRTGLRVSRIGLGTLTWGRDTDEHDAADQLKAFWEAGGTLVDTADVYGGGEAEYLLGQLVERLVPRRDLVIATKAGSVPDPDRRFDGSRGHLLAALDASLERLGTDYVDLWQIHAFDPATPLEETLQALDIAVGSGRARYVGVSNFCGWQLAKAATWQLAPGGGRARLASTQMEYSLLQRGVEREVLPAALDLGVGLLPSSPLGRGVLTGKYRHATPSGSRGASDRLAPFVEPYLDDPATRIVDAVITAADGLAATPLQVALAWVRDRPGVAAPVVGARNAQQLAAALSVETLSLPDEIRRALDDVSAPVHRYPDQDWSTL comes from the coding sequence ATGGAGCAGAGGCATCTCGGCCGTACCGGCCTGCGTGTGTCCCGGATCGGCCTCGGCACCCTCACCTGGGGGCGCGACACCGACGAGCACGACGCGGCGGACCAGCTGAAGGCGTTCTGGGAGGCCGGCGGCACCCTCGTCGACACGGCGGACGTGTACGGCGGCGGCGAGGCCGAGTACCTGCTCGGGCAGCTCGTGGAACGCCTCGTCCCGCGCCGCGACCTCGTCATAGCGACCAAGGCCGGCAGCGTCCCGGACCCCGACCGCCGCTTCGACGGATCGCGCGGACACCTGCTGGCCGCGCTCGACGCGTCCCTGGAGCGCCTCGGCACCGACTACGTGGACCTGTGGCAGATCCACGCCTTCGATCCGGCGACACCCCTGGAGGAGACGCTCCAGGCCCTCGACATCGCGGTCGGCAGCGGCCGCGCCCGGTACGTCGGCGTGTCCAACTTCTGCGGCTGGCAGCTGGCCAAGGCGGCGACCTGGCAGCTCGCCCCGGGCGGCGGGCGGGCCCGGCTGGCGAGCACCCAGATGGAGTACTCCCTCCTCCAGCGCGGCGTGGAACGGGAGGTGCTGCCCGCCGCCCTCGACCTGGGCGTGGGGCTGCTCCCCTCGTCACCCCTGGGGCGGGGGGTGCTCACCGGCAAGTACCGGCACGCCACCCCGTCCGGCTCGCGGGGCGCGTCGGACCGGCTGGCACCCTTCGTGGAGCCGTACCTGGACGACCCGGCGACCCGGATCGTGGACGCGGTGATCACGGCCGCCGACGGGCTCGCGGCCACCCCGCTCCAGGTGGCACTGGCATGGGTGCGCGACCGGCCGGGCGTGGCCGCCCCGGTCGTGGGCGCGCGCAACGCGCAACAGCTCGCGGCGGCGTTGTCAGTGGAGACCCTTAGTCTTCCTGACGAGATCCGCCGGGCGCTCGACGACGTGTCGGCGCCCGTGCACCGCTATCCCGATCAGGACTGGAGCACGCTGTGA
- a CDS encoding LLM class F420-dependent oxidoreductase — translation MRLGINLGYWGAGMDGDNLAVAQEADRLGYDVCWAAEAYGSDAPTVLAWVGAQTENIDLGSAIMQIPARQPTMTAMTAATLDSLSGGRFRLGLGVSGPQVSEGWYGVKFDKPLSRTREYVEIVRKAMARERLTHEGEHWTLPLPGGPGKPIKLTVHPQREHIPLYIAAIGPKNLEQTGEIADGALLIFPSAEHLEETAIRHIRAGREKAGATMDGFDVCPTVPLALGDDVNGLADMFRPYTALYVGGMGSRKQNFYNQLAQRMGYEKEAAEIQEKYLSGDKAGAAAAVPHRLIDQTTLLGSVERIADRMQAYAAAGVTTLTLAPAGFTLDERLAALRAGTEALERAGLVD, via the coding sequence ATGCGGCTCGGCATCAACCTCGGCTATTGGGGCGCGGGCATGGACGGCGACAACCTCGCCGTCGCCCAGGAGGCGGACCGCCTCGGCTACGACGTCTGCTGGGCCGCGGAGGCGTACGGCTCCGACGCCCCGACCGTCCTGGCCTGGGTCGGCGCGCAGACCGAGAACATCGACCTCGGCTCCGCGATCATGCAGATCCCGGCCCGGCAGCCCACCATGACCGCGATGACGGCCGCGACCCTCGACTCGCTCTCCGGCGGCCGTTTCCGGCTCGGCCTCGGCGTCTCGGGCCCGCAGGTGTCGGAGGGCTGGTACGGCGTGAAGTTCGACAAGCCGCTCTCCCGCACCCGCGAGTATGTAGAGATCGTCCGCAAGGCGATGGCCCGTGAGCGGCTGACCCACGAGGGCGAGCACTGGACGCTCCCGCTGCCCGGCGGCCCCGGCAAGCCGATCAAGCTGACCGTCCACCCGCAGCGCGAGCACATCCCCCTGTACATCGCGGCGATCGGCCCGAAGAACCTGGAGCAGACCGGCGAGATCGCCGACGGCGCCCTGCTGATCTTCCCCTCCGCCGAGCACCTGGAGGAGACCGCGATCCGGCACATCCGCGCGGGCCGCGAGAAGGCCGGCGCGACGATGGACGGCTTCGACGTGTGCCCGACGGTCCCGCTGGCCCTCGGCGACGACGTCAACGGCCTCGCCGACATGTTCCGCCCGTACACCGCGCTGTACGTCGGCGGCATGGGCAGCCGCAAGCAGAACTTCTACAACCAGCTCGCCCAGCGCATGGGGTACGAGAAGGAAGCCGCCGAGATCCAGGAGAAGTACCTCTCGGGCGACAAGGCGGGCGCCGCGGCCGCCGTCCCGCACCGGCTGATCGACCAGACCACGCTGCTCGGTTCCGTCGAGCGGATCGCCGACCGCATGCAGGCCTACGCGGCGGCGGGCGTCACCACCCTCACCCTCGCCCCGGCCGGCTTCACGCTGGACGAGCGGCTCGCGGCGCTGCGGGCGGGCACCGAGGCCCTGGAGCGGGCGGGCCTGGTGGACTGA
- a CDS encoding ferritin-like domain-containing protein — protein MLSARSLFQEIVENDASYQLFCSIAASGEAQGGWENARIAALLPESMRDLAPKVTRHGADEDKHGRIFNALLKKRGLEPVAVPPETDYTMLLEQRGIGLAHEKLRRDQRLTEEDVLVYLSHSRVTEQRAADQMDMLVKYFGDHPEVGKAIRMICNDEDNHLAYCHEELLGLAYAGHGRTIQRTLRECALAEIGVYRDVSLAVMDHMGRVLKWPGAKRAALALGIRAMYGYERVGGWRRMVDLRMPEPERRNALGGPAEPAPAF, from the coding sequence ATGCTGTCGGCCCGAAGCCTGTTCCAGGAGATCGTCGAGAACGACGCCTCCTACCAGCTGTTCTGTTCCATCGCGGCCAGCGGGGAGGCTCAGGGCGGCTGGGAGAACGCCCGTATCGCGGCCCTCCTCCCCGAGAGCATGCGGGACCTCGCCCCCAAGGTCACCCGGCACGGCGCGGACGAGGACAAGCACGGCCGCATCTTCAACGCCCTGCTCAAGAAGCGCGGCCTCGAACCGGTGGCCGTCCCGCCGGAGACCGACTACACGATGCTGCTGGAGCAGCGCGGCATCGGCCTGGCCCACGAGAAGCTGCGCCGTGACCAGCGGCTGACGGAGGAGGACGTCCTCGTCTACCTCTCCCACAGCCGGGTCACCGAACAGCGCGCGGCCGACCAGATGGACATGCTCGTCAAGTACTTCGGCGACCATCCCGAGGTCGGCAAGGCCATCCGCATGATCTGCAACGACGAGGACAACCACCTCGCCTACTGCCATGAGGAGTTGCTGGGCCTCGCCTACGCCGGCCACGGCCGCACCATCCAGCGCACGCTGCGCGAGTGCGCGCTCGCCGAGATCGGCGTCTACCGCGACGTCAGCCTCGCGGTCATGGACCACATGGGCCGCGTCCTGAAGTGGCCGGGCGCCAAGCGGGCGGCGCTGGCGCTGGGCATCCGGGCCATGTACGGGTACGAGAGGGTCGGCGGCTGGCGGCGCATGGTCGACCTCAGGATGCCGGAGCCGGAGCGGCGCAACGCGCTCGGCGGTCCGGCGGAGCCCGCCCCGGCCTTCTGA
- the corA gene encoding magnesium/cobalt transporter CorA: MRAVIVDCAIYRDGHRSEGPSDFSDALDAARAADSGDAFLWIGLHEPTEEEFDHVSEEFGLHPLAVEDALKAHQRPKLEVYDDSLFMVLKPVVYEPESDTVTTGELMVFVGDSFVVTVRHGEGAPLTAVRKRLESEPEVLRHGPTSVLYAISDAVVDHYIEVAGELQVDLEEMETEVFQPTGGDKNTAARIYTFKRQVLEFRRATGPLAAPMARLASPGVPFVSDHAQPFFRDVSDHLTRATEQVEGLDRLLSDILSAHLAQMGVRQNDDMRKISAWAAMAAVPTMVAGVYGMNFDHMPELHQVWGYPLVIVLMAVAVVGLYRLFKRRGWL, encoded by the coding sequence ATACGCGCCGTGATCGTGGACTGCGCCATCTACCGGGACGGGCACCGCAGCGAGGGCCCGTCCGACTTCTCCGACGCCCTCGACGCCGCGCGGGCCGCCGACTCGGGCGACGCGTTCCTGTGGATCGGGCTGCACGAGCCTACGGAGGAGGAGTTCGACCACGTCTCCGAGGAGTTCGGCCTGCACCCGCTGGCCGTGGAGGACGCCCTCAAGGCGCACCAGCGGCCCAAGCTGGAGGTGTACGACGACTCGCTGTTCATGGTGCTCAAGCCGGTGGTGTACGAACCCGAGAGCGACACCGTCACCACCGGCGAGCTGATGGTGTTCGTGGGCGACTCGTTCGTGGTGACCGTCCGGCACGGCGAGGGCGCGCCCCTGACGGCCGTGCGCAAGCGGCTGGAGTCGGAGCCGGAGGTGCTCCGGCACGGGCCGACGTCCGTGCTGTACGCGATCAGCGACGCGGTCGTGGACCACTACATCGAGGTGGCGGGCGAGCTCCAGGTGGACCTGGAGGAGATGGAGACGGAGGTCTTCCAGCCCACCGGCGGCGACAAGAACACCGCGGCGCGGATCTACACCTTCAAGCGGCAGGTGCTGGAGTTCCGCCGGGCCACCGGCCCGCTGGCCGCGCCGATGGCCCGGCTCGCGAGCCCGGGCGTGCCGTTCGTCAGCGACCACGCCCAGCCGTTCTTCCGGGACGTCAGCGACCATCTGACCCGTGCCACCGAACAGGTGGAGGGGCTCGACCGGCTGCTCTCGGACATCCTGTCGGCCCACCTCGCCCAGATGGGGGTGCGGCAGAACGACGACATGCGCAAGATCTCGGCGTGGGCGGCGATGGCGGCGGTGCCCACGATGGTCGCAGGCGTCTACGGCATGAACTTCGACCACATGCCGGAGCTCCACCAGGTGTGGGGCTATCCGCTCGTGATCGTGCTGATGGCCGTGGCGGTCGTCGGCCTGTACCGGCTGTTCAAGCGCCGCGGATGGCTGTAG
- a CDS encoding histidine phosphatase family protein — protein MATLILVRHGRSTANTAGVLAGWTPGVALDERGSAQAAALPARLAGVPVAAVVSSPLQRCLETVQPLLDARPDLPLHTDERIGECHYGDWSGRKLAELADEPLMDVVQRHPSNAAFPGGESMRAMQARAVDAVRDWNARVEADSGEDAVYVMCSHGDIIKSLVADALGMHLDLFQRIHVDPCSVTAIRYTRLRPSLLRLGDTGDFAGLIPRVEPAGEAAEVGGGAGAP, from the coding sequence ATGGCCACGTTGATCCTCGTACGGCACGGACGCTCCACCGCCAACACCGCCGGCGTGCTCGCGGGCTGGACGCCCGGGGTCGCCCTCGACGAGCGCGGCTCGGCGCAGGCCGCCGCGCTGCCGGCCCGGCTGGCGGGGGTGCCGGTCGCGGCCGTCGTCTCCAGCCCCCTCCAGCGGTGCCTGGAGACCGTCCAGCCCCTGCTGGACGCCCGGCCCGACCTGCCGCTGCACACCGACGAGCGGATCGGTGAGTGCCACTACGGCGACTGGTCGGGGCGCAAGCTCGCCGAACTCGCCGACGAGCCCCTCATGGACGTCGTCCAGCGCCACCCGTCGAACGCCGCGTTCCCCGGCGGCGAGTCGATGCGTGCCATGCAGGCCCGTGCCGTCGACGCCGTGCGCGACTGGAACGCGCGCGTGGAGGCGGACAGCGGGGAGGACGCGGTCTATGTGATGTGCTCGCACGGCGACATCATCAAGTCGCTCGTGGCCGACGCGCTCGGCATGCATCTCGATCTGTTCCAGCGGATCCATGTGGATCCTTGTTCCGTGACGGCGATCCGTTACACCCGTCTGCGGCCCTCTCTTCTGCGGCTGGGCGACACCGGCGACTTCGCCGGGCTGATCCCGAGGGTGGAACCGGCCGGGGAGGCCGCCGAGGTGGGCGGCGGCGCGGGGGCGCCGTGA
- a CDS encoding DUF3090 domain-containing protein, whose amino-acid sequence MSRQVFLYDPPERFVAGTVGLPGRRTFFLQASAGGRVTSVALEKTQVAALAERIDELLDEVVRRTGGNAPVPAVAPSDVSDTAPLDSPVEEEFRVGTMALAWDGEEQRMIVEAQALVELDVESEEDLAEAEERLLQDEENGPPMLRVRLTGAQARAFAKRALDVVNAGRPPCPLCSLPLDPEGHVCPRQNGYRRGA is encoded by the coding sequence GTGTCCCGTCAGGTGTTCCTCTATGACCCACCGGAGCGGTTCGTGGCCGGTACGGTCGGGTTGCCTGGCCGTCGTACGTTCTTCCTCCAGGCCTCCGCCGGCGGCCGGGTCACCAGTGTCGCCCTGGAGAAGACCCAGGTGGCCGCGCTCGCGGAGCGGATCGACGAACTGCTCGACGAGGTGGTGCGGCGTACCGGGGGCAATGCTCCGGTGCCGGCCGTGGCGCCGTCCGACGTCTCCGACACCGCGCCGCTGGACTCCCCGGTGGAGGAGGAGTTCCGGGTCGGCACGATGGCGCTGGCCTGGGACGGCGAGGAACAGCGCATGATCGTCGAGGCGCAGGCGCTGGTCGAGCTGGACGTGGAGTCCGAGGAGGACCTCGCCGAGGCCGAGGAGCGGCTGCTCCAGGACGAGGAGAACGGCCCGCCGATGCTGCGGGTGCGGCTCACCGGGGCGCAGGCGAGGGCGTTCGCCAAGCGTGCCCTGGACGTGGTGAACGCGGGCAGGCCGCCGTGCCCGCTGTGCAGCCTGCCGCTCGATCCGGAAGGACACGTATGCCCGCGCCAGAACGGATACCGCCGGGGGGCCTGA
- a CDS encoding SCO1664 family protein, producing the protein MPAPERIPPGGLTAVELLDLLAKGELTVRGQVREASNAVLFCSVAYEGREADCVYKPVAGERPLWDFPDGNLAQREVAAYEVSEATGWGLVPPTVLRDGPFGPGMVQLWIEGDPSAALLALVEDEEPGEGWKAVGFADVGEDRTALLVHADDVRLRRLAVLDAVINNGDRKGGHLLPAPDGRLYAIDHGVTFNEDDKLRTLLWGWAGEPLPEEALDVLARLEAALAPDAPLAARLAELITPAEVGAARSRVAALRTTGRHPEPSGQWPAIPWPPV; encoded by the coding sequence ATGCCCGCGCCAGAACGGATACCGCCGGGGGGCCTGACGGCGGTGGAGCTGCTCGACCTGCTCGCCAAGGGTGAGCTGACGGTACGCGGCCAGGTTCGCGAGGCGTCCAACGCGGTGCTGTTCTGTTCGGTCGCGTACGAGGGCCGGGAGGCCGACTGCGTGTACAAGCCCGTCGCGGGCGAGCGGCCCCTGTGGGACTTCCCCGACGGGAACCTGGCGCAGCGGGAGGTCGCGGCGTACGAGGTGTCGGAGGCGACCGGGTGGGGCCTGGTCCCGCCGACCGTGCTCCGTGACGGCCCGTTCGGGCCGGGCATGGTGCAGCTGTGGATCGAGGGCGACCCGTCCGCCGCGCTCCTGGCGCTCGTCGAGGACGAGGAGCCGGGGGAGGGCTGGAAGGCGGTGGGGTTCGCGGACGTGGGCGAGGACCGTACCGCCCTGCTGGTGCACGCCGACGACGTACGCCTGCGGCGGCTCGCCGTGCTCGACGCGGTGATCAACAACGGGGACCGCAAGGGCGGCCACCTGCTGCCCGCCCCGGACGGCCGGCTGTACGCCATCGACCACGGCGTGACCTTCAACGAGGACGACAAGCTGCGCACGCTCCTGTGGGGCTGGGCGGGCGAGCCGCTCCCGGAGGAGGCCCTGGACGTCCTGGCCCGCCTGGAAGCCGCCCTGGCGCCCGACGCGCCCCTCGCCGCCCGCCTCGCGGAGCTGATCACCCCGGCGGAGGTCGGGGCGGCGCGCTCCCGGGTTGCCGCCCTGCGCACCACGGGCCGCCATCCCGAGCCGTCGGGCCAGTGGCCCGCCATCCCCTGGCCGCCGGTCTGA
- the mshC gene encoding cysteine--1-D-myo-inosityl 2-amino-2-deoxy-alpha-D-glucopyranoside ligase encodes MHAWPASEVPALPGKGRDLRIHDTATGGRVTLDPGPVARIYVCGITPYDATHLGHAATYNAFDLVQRVWLDTKRQVHYVQNVTDVDDPLLERAIRDNIDWDSLAERETSLFREDMTALRMLPPQHYIGAVEAIPGIVPLVERLRDAGAAYELDGDVYFSVEADPHFGEVSHYDAEFMRALSAERGGDPDRPGKKNPLDPMLWMAAREGEPSWDGASLGRGRPGWHIECVAIALDHLGMGFDVQGGGSDLVFPHHEMGASHAQALTGEHPFAKAYVHAGMVALHGEKMSKSKGNLVFVSALRRQGVDPAAIRLALLSHHYRADWEWTDQVLQDAVERLDRWRAAVSRPDGPPADTLLDEVREALADDLDAPAALAAVDRWAARQAAEGGTDEGAPGLVSRTVDALLGVAL; translated from the coding sequence ATGCATGCCTGGCCCGCTTCTGAGGTCCCCGCCCTGCCCGGCAAGGGCCGCGACCTCCGGATCCACGACACCGCGACCGGTGGACGAGTGACCCTCGACCCCGGCCCCGTCGCCCGTATCTACGTCTGCGGCATCACGCCGTACGACGCGACCCACCTCGGTCACGCGGCGACCTACAACGCGTTCGACCTCGTTCAGCGCGTGTGGCTCGACACCAAGCGGCAGGTCCACTACGTCCAGAACGTCACCGACGTGGACGACCCGCTCCTGGAGCGGGCGATTCGCGACAACATCGACTGGGACAGCCTCGCCGAGCGTGAGACGTCACTGTTCCGCGAGGACATGACCGCCCTGCGGATGCTGCCGCCCCAGCACTACATCGGCGCCGTCGAGGCCATACCCGGCATCGTGCCGCTCGTCGAGCGGCTCCGGGACGCGGGCGCCGCGTACGAACTCGACGGCGACGTCTACTTCTCCGTCGAGGCGGACCCGCACTTCGGCGAGGTCTCGCACTACGACGCCGAGTTCATGCGGGCGCTGTCCGCCGAGCGCGGCGGCGACCCGGACCGCCCGGGCAAGAAGAACCCCCTCGACCCGATGCTGTGGATGGCCGCCCGCGAGGGCGAGCCCAGCTGGGACGGCGCGAGCCTCGGCCGTGGCCGGCCCGGCTGGCACATCGAGTGCGTGGCGATCGCCCTGGACCACCTCGGCATGGGCTTCGACGTCCAGGGCGGCGGCTCCGACCTGGTCTTCCCGCACCACGAGATGGGCGCCTCGCACGCCCAGGCGCTGACCGGCGAGCACCCGTTCGCCAAGGCCTACGTGCACGCCGGCATGGTGGCCCTGCACGGCGAGAAGATGTCCAAGTCCAAGGGCAACCTCGTCTTCGTGTCGGCGCTGCGCCGTCAGGGCGTCGACCCGGCCGCCATCCGCCTCGCCCTGCTGTCGCACCACTACCGCGCCGACTGGGAGTGGACCGACCAGGTCCTCCAGGACGCCGTGGAGCGGCTCGACCGGTGGCGCGCCGCCGTGTCCCGCCCCGACGGGCCGCCGGCCGACACGCTGCTCGACGAGGTCCGTGAGGCCCTCGCCGACGACCTGGACGCCCCGGCCGCCCTGGCGGCCGTGGACCGCTGGGCCGCCCGCCAGGCGGCCGAAGGCGGTACGGACGAGGGCGCGCCGGGGCTCGTCTCGCGGACCGTGGACGCCCTGCTCGGCGTCGCCCTGTAG
- a CDS encoding PAC2 family protein, giving the protein MIELEGVPELIDPVMVAAFEGWNDAGDAASTAVAHLEREWKGEVFAALDAEDYYDFQVNRPTVYLDGGVRKITWPTTRLSVVRIGGEKPRDLVLVRGIEPSMRWRSFCNELLGFAHELGVEMVVILGALLGDTPHTRPVPVSGVTSDPDLARTMDLEETRYEGPTGIVGILQEACTHAGVPAVSLWAAVPHYVSQPPNPKATLALLNRLEDLIDLRIPLGELAEDARAWQVGVDQLASEDSEVAEYVQTLEEARDTAELPEASGEAIAREFERYLRRRDGGPGHATELGDSSYLRDTSSGRTRPPKPPKAEDPGAGGGDDAEGGSPDTSED; this is encoded by the coding sequence GTGATCGAGCTCGAGGGGGTTCCCGAGCTGATCGACCCGGTCATGGTGGCCGCGTTCGAGGGCTGGAACGACGCCGGCGACGCCGCCTCCACCGCGGTCGCGCACCTGGAACGGGAATGGAAGGGCGAGGTGTTCGCGGCGCTCGACGCCGAGGACTACTACGACTTCCAGGTCAACCGGCCCACGGTGTACCTGGACGGCGGGGTACGGAAGATCACCTGGCCGACCACCCGGCTCTCGGTGGTCCGGATCGGCGGCGAGAAGCCGCGCGACCTGGTGCTGGTCCGCGGCATCGAACCGTCGATGCGCTGGCGCTCGTTCTGCAACGAGCTGCTCGGCTTCGCCCACGAGCTGGGCGTGGAGATGGTGGTGATCCTGGGCGCGCTGCTCGGCGACACCCCGCACACCCGCCCGGTGCCGGTCAGCGGCGTCACGTCCGACCCGGACCTGGCGCGCACCATGGACCTGGAGGAGACCCGGTACGAGGGGCCGACGGGCATCGTCGGCATCCTCCAGGAGGCCTGCACGCACGCGGGCGTCCCCGCCGTGAGCCTGTGGGCGGCGGTGCCGCACTACGTGTCGCAGCCGCCGAACCCGAAGGCGACGCTGGCGCTGCTCAACCGGCTGGAGGACCTGATCGACCTGCGCATCCCGCTGGGTGAGCTGGCCGAGGACGCGCGGGCCTGGCAGGTCGGCGTGGACCAGCTGGCGTCGGAGGACAGCGAGGTGGCGGAGTACGTGCAGACGCTGGAGGAGGCGCGGGACACCGCGGAACTCCCCGAGGCGTCGGGCGAGGCCATCGCGCGCGAGTTCGAGCGGTACCTGCGGCGGCGGGACGGCGGCCCGGGGCACGCCACGGAACTCGGCGACAGCTCGTACCTGCGCGACACCTCCAGCGGCCGGACGCGCCCGCCGAAGCCGCCCAAGGCGGAGGACCCGGGCGCCGGTGGCGGGGACGACGCGGAGGGCGGCTCCCCGGACACGTCCGAGGACTGA
- a CDS encoding glycerol-3-phosphate dehydrogenase/oxidase, whose amino-acid sequence MTTLQSVPSLGTHPAAGSLPSRAETREQLSKATYDLLVIGGGILGISTAWHAAQSGLRVALVDAGDFAGATSSASSKLLHGGLRYLQTGAVKLVAENHFERRAVSRQVAPHLANPLTFYLPVYKGGPHGAAKLGAGVFAYSALSAFGDGVGHLLSPAKAAQDVPELRTDNLKAVAVYGDDQMNDARMALMTVRAAVDAGATVLNHAEVTGLRFTRGRVTGADLRDRTSGDEFGVDARLVLNATGPWVDHLRRMEDPNAAPSIRLSKGAHLVLKRTSPWKAALATPIDKYRITFALPWEDMLLLGTTDEEYEGDPGEVAVNEKDITQILDEAAFSIRDQQLSRDLITYSFAGLRVLPGGPGDTSKAKRETVVTEGRGGMLSVAGGKWTTFRHIGRTVMNKLASLPGGPLGEDMEPISALPKKLPLPGIANPNAVAHRLLVDGGAPGPRMAADTARHLATHYGSLSFEIARLANDDPRLAERVHPDAPEIWAQVAYARDHEWAETADDVLRRRTTLTIRGLATDDIRARVEDMLGEKA is encoded by the coding sequence ATGACCACCCTGCAGAGCGTCCCCTCCCTCGGGACGCACCCGGCTGCCGGTTCCCTGCCGAGCCGTGCCGAGACGCGGGAGCAGCTCTCCAAGGCCACCTACGACCTCCTGGTGATCGGCGGCGGCATCCTGGGCATCTCCACGGCCTGGCACGCCGCGCAGTCCGGGCTGCGGGTGGCCCTGGTGGACGCCGGCGACTTCGCCGGCGCCACCTCCTCCGCCTCCTCCAAGCTCCTCCACGGCGGTCTGCGCTACCTGCAGACCGGCGCGGTGAAGCTGGTGGCGGAGAACCACTTCGAACGCCGCGCGGTCTCCCGCCAGGTCGCCCCGCACCTGGCGAACCCGCTCACCTTCTACCTGCCGGTCTACAAGGGCGGCCCGCACGGCGCCGCCAAGCTCGGCGCGGGCGTCTTCGCGTACTCGGCGCTCTCCGCCTTCGGCGACGGCGTCGGCCACCTCCTGAGCCCCGCCAAGGCCGCCCAGGACGTACCGGAGCTGCGCACCGACAACCTCAAGGCCGTGGCCGTGTACGGCGACGACCAGATGAACGACGCGCGCATGGCCCTGATGACCGTCCGCGCCGCCGTCGACGCGGGCGCCACCGTCCTCAACCACGCCGAGGTCACCGGCCTGCGCTTCACCCGGGGCCGGGTCACCGGCGCCGACCTCAGGGACCGCACCAGCGGTGACGAGTTCGGTGTCGACGCCCGCCTCGTCCTGAACGCGACCGGCCCCTGGGTCGACCACCTGCGCCGGATGGAGGACCCGAACGCGGCCCCCTCCATCCGCCTGTCCAAGGGGGCGCACCTCGTCCTCAAGCGCACCTCCCCCTGGAAGGCCGCGCTCGCCACCCCGATCGACAAGTACCGCATCACCTTCGCCCTCCCCTGGGAGGACATGCTGCTCCTCGGCACCACCGACGAGGAGTACGAGGGCGACCCCGGCGAGGTCGCCGTCAACGAGAAGGACATCACCCAGATCCTGGACGAGGCCGCGTTCTCCATCCGCGACCAGCAGCTGTCCCGCGACCTGATCACGTACTCCTTCGCGGGCCTGCGGGTCCTGCCGGGCGGCCCCGGCGACACCTCCAAGGCGAAGCGCGAGACGGTCGTCACCGAGGGCCGCGGCGGCATGCTGTCGGTGGCCGGCGGCAAGTGGACGACGTTCCGCCACATCGGCCGTACGGTGATGAACAAGCTGGCGTCCCTGCCCGGCGGGCCGCTCGGCGAGGACATGGAGCCGATCTCGGCGCTGCCGAAGAAGCTCCCGCTGCCCGGCATAGCCAACCCGAACGCGGTCGCCCACCGGCTGCTCGTCGACGGCGGTGCGCCCGGCCCGCGCATGGCCGCCGACACCGCCCGCCACCTGGCCACCCACTACGGCTCGCTCTCCTTCGAGATCGCGCGCCTGGCGAACGACGACCCGCGGCTGGCCGAGCGCGTCCACCCGGACGCGCCGGAGATCTGGGCGCAGGTCGCCTACGCCCGGGACCACGAGTGGGCCGAGACGGCGGACGACGTGCTGCGCCGCCGTACGACGCTGACGATCCGCGGCCTGGCCACGGACGACATCCGCGCCAGGGTCGAGGACATGCTCGGCGAGAAGGCCTGA